The following proteins are encoded in a genomic region of Serinus canaria isolate serCan28SL12 chromosome 15, serCan2020, whole genome shotgun sequence:
- the SBNO1 gene encoding protein strawberry notch homolog 1, with amino-acid sequence MVEPGQDLLLAALSESGISPNDLFDIDSPDVVLANPAPTPAVQQSVPLSALELGLETEAAAAVKQEPETVSTPALLNVRQPPSTTTFVLNQINQLPTLGTTIVVTKTTPVTTSRQTITVAKIIQTSTTTRPSVAAPAVRNALTTAPSKDQIQLKDLLKNNSLNELMKLKPPPNIAQPVATAATDLSNGAVKKEASTKEVARIWINDIKMRSFSPTVKVPAVKEEEEPEEEDEEEMGHAETYAEYMPIKLKIGLRHPDPVVETSSLSSVTPPDVWYQTSISEETIDSGWLSALQLEAITYAAQQHETFLPNGDRAGFLIGDGAGVGKGRTIAGIIYENYLLGRKRAVWFSVSNDLKYDAERDLRDIGAKNILVHSLNKFKYGKISSKHNGSVKKGVIFATYSSLIGESQSGGKYKTRLKQLLHWCGEDFDGVIVFDECHKAKNLCPVGSSKPTKTGLAVLELQNKLPKARVVYASATGASEPRNMAYMNRLGIWGEGTPFREFSDFIQAVERRGVGAMEIVAMDMKLRGMYIARQLSFSGVTFKIDEVLLSQEYVKMYNKSVKLWVSARERFQQAADLIDAEQRMKKSMWGQFWSAHQRFFKYLCIASKVKRVVQLAREEIKNGKCVVIGLQSTGEARTLEALEEGGGELNDFVSTAKGVFQSLIEKHFPAPDRKKLFSLLGIDLTAQSNNNSPRDSPCKENKVKKRKGEEISREAKKARKTGGLAGSSSDESESESDASDNEESDNESSKFLSSGDDDDFNPFRDESSEDDEDDPWLIRKEHKKNKEKKKKKSIDPDSIQSALLASGLGSKRPSCFTSTVGTTTSSTNTSANSNTNSSFVTSQDAVERAQQMKKELLDKLEKLAEDLPPNTLDELIDELGGPENVAEMTGRKGRVVSNDDGSISYESRSELDVPVEILNITEKQRFMDGDKNIAIISEAASSGISLQADRRAKNQRRRVHMTLELPWSADRAIQQFGRTHRSNQVTAPEYVFLISELAGEQRFASIVAKRLESLGALTHGDRRATETRDLSRFNFDNKYGRNALEIVMKSIVNLDSPMVSPPPDFPGDFFKDVRQGLIGVGLINVEDRSGILTLDKDYNNIGKFLNRILGMEVHQQNALFQYFSDTLNAVIQNAKKNGRYDMGILDLGSGDEKVRKADVKKFLTPGYSTSGHVELYTISVERGMSWDEATKIWAEQTGPDDGFYLSLQIRNNKKTAILVKEVNPKKKLFLIYRPNTGKQLKLETCADLKKKYKKVPSEDALPHWLEQYNSSADTCTHAYWRGNCKKAGLGLVCEVGLRCRTYYVLCGSVLSVWTKVEGVLASVSGTNVKMQIVRLRTEDGQRIVGLIIPANCVSPLVNLLSTSDQSQQLAVQQQQIWQQHHPQSITNLNNA; translated from the exons atgGTGGAGCCAGGACAAGATCTGTTGCTTGCTGCTTTGAGTGAGAGTGGAATCAGTCCAAATGATCTCTTTGATATTGACTCTCCAGACGTGGTTCTTGCAAATCCAGCACCAACTCCAGCTGTTCAGCAG tcGGTACCGCTCAGCGCGTTGGAGCTGGGCCTGGAgactgaggctgcagctgccgTCAAACAAGAACCAGAGACTGTCTCCACTCCAGCCTTATTAAATGTTCGG CAACCACCATCCACCACAACCTTTGTGCTGAATCAAATAAATCAGCTTCCAACTCTGGGGACGACAATAGTGGTGACAAAAACGACGCCTGTGACGACCTCGAGGCAGACGATCACTGTAGCAAAGATCATCCAGACCAGCACAACCACTCGGCCCTCGGTGGCAGCACCAGCAGTTCGCAATGCCTTGACCACTGCACCTTCCAAGGACCAGATTCAGCTGAAAGATCTGCTCAAGAACAACAGTCTTAATGAACTCATGAAATTGAAGCCACCTCCTAATATTGCCCAACCAGTAGCAACAGCAGCAA ctgaCCTAAGCAATGGTGCAGTGAAGAAGGAGGCTTCCACAAAAGAGGTAGCAAGAATATGGATAAATGACATTAAAATGAGAAGTTTTTCACCAACTGTG AAAGTGCCAGCAGTAAAAGAAGAGGAGGAACCCgaggaagaagatgaagaagaaatggGCCATGCAGAGACCTACGCTGAATATATGCCAATAAAAT TAAAAATTGGTCTACGTCATCCTGACCCAGTAGTGGAAACCAGCTCCTTATCCAGTGTGACTCCTCCTGATGTGTGGTACCAGACATCAATATCAGAGGAAACAATTGACAGTGGCTGGTTGTCAGCTTTGCAGCTGGAAGCAATCACTTATGCAGCCCAG CAACATGAAACATTCCTGCCCAATGGAGACAGAGCTGGATTCTTGATAGGTGATGGTGCTGGTGTAGGAAAAGGAAGGACCATAGCTGGAATAATCTATGAAAATTACTTGTTAGGCAGAAAAAGAGCAGTCTG GTTTAGCGTGTCAAATGATCTGAAATACGATGCTGAGAGAGATTTGAGAGATATTGGAGCAAAAAACATATTGGTGCATTCATTAAACAAG TTCAAGTATGGGAAGATTTCTTCCAAACACAATGGAAGTGTGAAGAAAGGTGTCATCTTTGCTACCTATTCTTCTCTTATTGGGGAAAGTCAGTCTGGTGGTAAATACAAAACCAGATTAAAGCAGCTTCTTCACTGGTGTGGTGAAGATTTCGATGGAGTT ATTGTATTTGATGAGTGTCATAAAGCAAAGAATCTGTGTCCTGTTGGTTCatcaaaacccacaaaaacaggTCTGGCTGTATTGGAACTTCAAAATAAACTTCCAAAAGCCAGGGTTGTTTATGCCAGTGCCACAG GTGCATCTGAGCCAAGAAACATGGCATATATGAACCGTCTTGGAATATGGGGTGAAGGAACTCCATTTAGGGAATTCAGTGATTTTATTCAGGCTGTTGAAAGAAG AGGTGTTGGTGCCATGGAAATAGTTGCTATGGATATGAAGCTGAGAGGAATGTACATAGCCAGACAGTTGAGTTTTTCAGGTGTAACTTTCAAAATCGACGAAGTTCTGCTCTCACAGGAATATGTTAAAATGTACAATAAGTCTGTGAAACTG TGGGTCAGTGCTCGAGAGAGGTTTCAGCAAGCGGCCGATCTCATCGATGCAGAGCAGCGCATGAAGAAATCCATGTGGGGTCAGTTCTGGTCAGCTCACCAGAGGTTTTTCAAGTACCTTTGCATAGCCTCAAAGGTGAAGAGAGTGGTGCAGCTGGCTCGGGAAGAAATCAAGAATGGCAAA TGCGTTGTCATTGGCCTGCAGTCGACAGGAGAAGCAAGAACATTGGAAGCTTTGGAGGAAGGTGGTGGGGAATTGAATGACTTTGTTTCTACAGCAAA AGGAGTATTCCAGTCTCTTATTGAGAAGCACTttccagctcctgacaggaAGAAGCTGTTCAGCTTGTTGGGAATTGACCTGACTGCTCAAAGTAATAACAATTCACCCCGAGACAGCCCTTGCAAGGAGAACAAAGTAAAGAAACGAAAAG GTGAAGAAATAAGCAGAGAAGCCAAAAAAGCCCGCAAAACAGGTGGccttgcagggagcagctctgatgAGAGTGAAAGTGAGTCTGATGCTTCAGACAATGAAGAAAGTGACAATGAGAGCTCCAAATTTCTGAGTTCTGGAGACGATGATGACTTCAACCCCTTCAGAGATGAATCCAGTGAAGATGATGAAGATG ATCCCTGGTTGATTAGAAAAgagcataaaaaaaataaagaaaagaaaaagaagaagagcaTAGACCCAGATTCTATTCAAAGTGCCTTACTAGCCTCTGGTCTGGGATCCAAACGACCCAGCTGCTTCACTTCCACTGTTGGAACCACCACTTCTAGTACCAACACGTCTG CAAACAGTaacacaaacagcagctttgTAACAAGTCAGGATGCTGTTGAAAGGGCccaacaaatgaaaaaagaactGCTGGATAAACTGGAAAAGCTGGCTGAAGATCTTCCACCTAATACACTGGATGAGCTTATAGATGAACTGGGTGGTCCTGAAAATGTTGCAGAG ATGACCGGCCGCAAGGGCAGAGTGGTGAGCAACGATGATGGCAGCATCTCCTACGAGTCAAGGTCTGAACTCGATGTGCCCGTTGAAATCCTGAACatcacagaaaagcagaggttCATGGATGGAGATAAG AACATTGCCATCATCTCAGAGGCTGCCAGCTCTGGTATCTCACTGCAAGCAGACCGCAGGGCCAAGAACCAGAGGCGGAGGGTTCACATGACCCTGGAGCTGCCGTGGAGCGCGGACAGAGCAATCCAGCAGTTTG GAAGAACTCATAGATCCAACCAAGTGACTGCTCCAGAGTATGTGTTCCTCATTTCTGAACTGGCAGGAGAGCAAAGATTTGCATCTATAGTTGCAAAAAGACTGGAGAGTTTG GGAGCCCTCACCCACGGGGACAGACGGGCCACAGAAACTCGAGACCTCAGCAGATTCAATTTTGACAATAAG TATGGCAGAAATGCTCTAGAGATTGTTATGAAATCCATTGTGAACTTGGACTCCCCAATGGTCTCACCTCCTCCTGATTTTCCTGGAGACTTCTTCAAAG ATGTTCGTCAAGGATTGATTGGTGTAGGCTTGATAAATGTAGAAGACAGATCTGGAATACTGACCCTTGATAAAG ATTACAACAACATAGGGAAATTTCTGAATCGAATTCTTGGCATGGAAGTCCATCAGCAGAATGCTTTGTTCCAGTACTTCTCTGACACGTTAAATGCAGTTATTCAAAATGCTAAGAAGAATGGAAGATATGACATGGGCATCTTAG atttGGGCTCTGGGGATGAGAAAGTGAGGAAGGCAGATGTTAAGAAGTTTTTAACTCCTGGATATTCTACCTCTGGACATGTAGAGCTGTACACA ATCAGTGTGGAGAGAGGAATGTCTTGGGATGAAGCAACAAAGATCTGGGCAGAACAAACAGGTCCAGATGATGGATTTTATTTATCACTACAG ataagaaataacaagaaaacagcaattcTAGTAAAAGAAGTGAATCctaaaaagaagctttttttgaTATACAGACCAAATACTGGGAAACAACTCAAACTAGAAACATGTGCAgacctgaaaaagaaatataagaaG GTACCTTCTGAGGATGCTCTGCCACACTGGCTGGAGCAGTACAACTCCTCTGCAGACACCTGCACCCACGCCTACTG GAGAGGCAATTGCAAGAAGGCAGGCCTGGGGCTGGTCTGTGAGGTGGGGCTGCGCTGCAGGACCTACTACGTGCTGTGTGGCTCCGTGCTGAGCGTGTGGACAAAGGTGGAAGGAGTGCTGGCCTCCGTCAGTGGCACCAACGTCAAAATGCAAATCGTCCGCCTGAGGACAGAGGATGGGCAGAGGATCGTAG GTTTGATCATTCCTGCAAATTGTGTGTCGCCCCTCGTGAACCTCCTGTCGACGTCCGACCAGTCGCAGCAGCTcgcagtgcagcagcagcagatctggcagcagcaccaccccCAGAGCATCACCAACCTCAACAACGCATAA